In a genomic window of Desulfobulbaceae bacterium:
- a CDS encoding Ni/Fe hydrogenase subunit alpha, with protein sequence MKLSCNIDIRHLTRVEGHGNIRIKISDGKVVEAKWEVVETPRFFEAMLVGKHWENAPYICGRICGICSIGHTLASIRAIENAFQIQPTVQTARLRLLLKHMETLQSHILHLYFLAAPDFLGTGSVLPLINSHPDVIQRALRLKMIANDACDIIGGRRIHPIRTVVGGFTMLPQKKELDGIRQRLAAAAPDLVASAELFKSFATPSFVRETEFVSLKGENDYPFIGGEMISSDGVRHKEADYRKMTNEYCVKGSTSKWSKLSRKSFAVGALARMNNNFGMLHSAARNVASELAFAPVCHNPFMCNVAQLVECVHVVYDSISLIDELLALPLQEDRQTVSPRKGCGVGAIEVPRGILYHYYEFNAKGTLVKADCVIPTSQNHANIHHDIEEMAMQYSQTNVDDRDIELLAQMLVRSYDPCISCSVH encoded by the coding sequence ATGAAACTCTCCTGCAATATTGATATCAGGCATCTTACCAGGGTGGAGGGCCATGGGAATATTAGAATAAAAATAAGCGATGGTAAAGTTGTAGAGGCTAAGTGGGAGGTGGTTGAAACACCACGTTTTTTCGAGGCAATGCTGGTTGGCAAACACTGGGAGAATGCGCCTTATATCTGCGGTCGTATCTGCGGCATCTGTTCTATCGGCCACACTTTGGCAAGTATTCGTGCCATTGAAAACGCTTTTCAGATACAACCTACGGTTCAAACTGCCAGACTGCGGCTGCTTCTCAAGCATATGGAAACCTTGCAGAGTCATATTTTGCATCTCTATTTTCTGGCTGCTCCCGATTTTTTGGGTACTGGCAGTGTCCTCCCCTTGATTAATAGCCATCCTGATGTAATTCAGAGGGCACTTCGCTTGAAAATGATAGCCAATGACGCATGTGATATAATTGGTGGGCGAAGAATTCATCCGATCCGCACGGTTGTCGGTGGGTTTACCATGTTGCCACAGAAAAAGGAGCTTGATGGTATCCGTCAAAGACTGGCAGCTGCTGCTCCTGACCTTGTTGCTTCTGCTGAACTGTTTAAATCCTTTGCAACTCCTTCTTTTGTAAGAGAAACGGAATTTGTTTCCCTTAAGGGTGAAAACGATTACCCTTTTATTGGCGGTGAAATGATCTCCTCAGACGGTGTGAGACATAAAGAGGCTGATTATCGCAAGATGACCAATGAATACTGCGTGAAGGGATCGACGTCGAAGTGGAGTAAACTCTCTCGCAAATCGTTTGCTGTTGGGGCGCTTGCCAGGATGAATAATAATTTCGGAATGTTGCACAGTGCAGCCCGTAATGTTGCGTCAGAACTTGCCTTCGCTCCGGTCTGTCACAACCCGTTTATGTGCAATGTTGCCCAACTGGTTGAATGTGTTCACGTCGTTTATGATAGCATCAGTCTTATCGATGAGCTGTTAGCTCTCCCCTTACAGGAAGATCGGCAAACCGTTTCACCCAGAAAGGGTTGTGGTGTCGGTGCGATAGAAGTTCCACGAGGCATCTTGTATCACTATTATGAATTTAACGCCAAAGGTACTCTCGTAAAGGCCGACTGCGTTATTCCAACCAGCCAGAACCACGCTAATATTCACCATGATATTGAAGAAATGGCTATGCAGTATTCTCAAACTAATGTAGATGATCGCGATATTGAGTTGTTGGCTCAAATGCTGGTTCGATCCTATGACCCATGCATCTCATGCTCAGTTCATTAG
- a CDS encoding NADH:ubiquinone oxidoreductase, whose product MAGPISFLGVPLKRPKVAFFEFTACEGCQLQILNNEHTLIGFLNLVEIVNFREAMTERSDDYEIAFVEGSISRSDEVERLLEIRRNARILIAFGSCACFGGVNQLKNRFADLDWVTKEVYGDFPVETDEVHPIADYVAVDLNIYGCPVKKEEVEQIVTNLVVGKSVKIPDFPVCMECKAKENICLFELGEPCLGPVTRAGCDAWCPSNRRGCWGCRGPAGVVNMDQLEEIFNNYGFKNVELIDRLECFGGFTDFTSKLRTKAACEQRKTEGRS is encoded by the coding sequence ATGGCTGGCCCAATTTCATTCCTTGGTGTTCCTTTGAAACGTCCGAAAGTTGCTTTTTTTGAATTTACAGCATGCGAAGGGTGCCAGTTACAAATTCTTAATAATGAACATACCTTGATCGGTTTTTTGAACCTGGTGGAGATAGTAAATTTCAGAGAGGCCATGACTGAGCGTAGTGATGATTACGAAATTGCCTTTGTTGAAGGTTCGATCAGCCGGAGTGATGAAGTTGAACGCCTACTGGAGATTAGGCGCAATGCCAGGATCCTGATTGCCTTCGGGTCATGTGCCTGCTTTGGCGGTGTTAATCAGCTCAAAAACCGCTTTGCGGATTTGGACTGGGTTACCAAGGAAGTTTATGGAGATTTTCCGGTAGAGACAGATGAAGTGCACCCCATTGCTGATTATGTTGCGGTTGACCTCAATATCTATGGCTGCCCGGTCAAGAAGGAAGAGGTGGAGCAGATTGTTACAAATCTGGTAGTGGGAAAATCGGTTAAAATTCCCGATTTTCCGGTTTGTATGGAGTGCAAAGCCAAGGAGAATATCTGCCTTTTTGAACTGGGGGAGCCCTGTCTTGGTCCTGTTACCAGGGCAGGGTGTGACGCCTGGTGCCCCAGTAATCGACGAGGTTGCTGGGGATGTCGTGGGCCAGCCGGGGTTGTCAATATGGATCAGCTGGAAGAGATATTTAACAATTACGGCTTTAAAAATGTGGAGCTGATTGACCGTTTGGAATGTTTTGGGGGCTTTACAGACTTCACTTCTAAGCTCAGAACTAAAGCAGCCTGTGAACAAAGAAAAACAGAGGGCAGATCATGA
- a CDS encoding FAD/NAD(P)-binding protein, which translates to MNRRKGDTGGAFEYAYKAEITNIYSLTQNEKLYQIQICDPDLGDRFTFKPGQFVMLELPGIGEAPFSISSSPSTTGKFELCIRKVGNLTNFLDKVQRGARVGISGPFGTHFPVEQMVGQNILLIAGGLGIVPLRSPLLAVLENRSRYGQVDIMYGAKSPEQLLFTYQYEGWRRFDINLTVTVDNADQSWDGHVGLITEIIQPRINESASLADTTYAIVCGPPVMFRSVCNMLMDAGLPMGKMFVSLERRMHCGRGKCCRCNIGSTYTCLDGPVFDYWSVMNLKEAI; encoded by the coding sequence ATGAACCGCCGAAAGGGCGATACTGGTGGGGCCTTTGAATATGCCTACAAAGCAGAAATTACAAACATCTACTCGCTTACTCAAAATGAAAAACTTTACCAGATACAAATTTGCGACCCTGATTTAGGCGATCGCTTTACCTTTAAACCTGGTCAGTTTGTTATGCTGGAACTGCCCGGCATTGGTGAAGCCCCTTTTTCTATCTCTTCTTCACCGTCAACCACTGGTAAGTTTGAGCTCTGTATTCGTAAAGTCGGCAACTTGACAAACTTTCTGGATAAAGTGCAGCGCGGAGCTCGAGTAGGAATTTCCGGACCATTTGGAACTCATTTCCCGGTCGAACAGATGGTCGGCCAGAATATCCTTCTGATTGCCGGCGGTCTTGGTATTGTCCCCCTACGTTCCCCCCTTCTTGCAGTCCTTGAAAACAGGAGCCGATACGGTCAGGTTGACATCATGTATGGTGCAAAAAGCCCCGAACAGCTCTTGTTTACATATCAGTATGAAGGATGGCGTCGATTTGACATAAACTTGACTGTTACTGTCGATAATGCCGACCAATCGTGGGATGGCCACGTCGGTTTGATTACTGAAATTATTCAGCCGAGGATCAACGAAAGTGCTTCACTTGCGGATACTACGTACGCCATCGTTTGTGGGCCTCCGGTAATGTTCCGTTCTGTCTGTAATATGTTGATGGATGCCGGATTGCCCATGGGGAAAATGTTTGTTTCACTTGAACGGAGGATGCATTGCGGACGAGGGAAATGCTGTCGGTGTAACATCGGATCTACCTATACCTGTCTTGATGGGCCAGTTTTTGATTACTGGTCAGTAATGAATCTGAAAGAGGCGATATGA